In one Juglans regia cultivar Chandler chromosome 11, Walnut 2.0, whole genome shotgun sequence genomic region, the following are encoded:
- the LOC109017965 gene encoding uncharacterized protein LOC109017965, with product MEGKRRAESQINLFREVFEDCGLGDLGCSGHGFTCSNKHSDQSFTKERLDRFVVNDKCKSLYKEMRVEALSGRCSDHLPILLSMDEGEQSRMRKLFPFRFEACWIKQEECVVIRRGWVKGQSIAEPFQRFQARLKICSGSLSSYFKRSDKGRGGKIEQMSCKIKKIQENLCQENMEELKALQEKVGVLLEKEDVKWKQRAKRNWFNLGLKMLDTFMSVQIIGGK from the coding sequence ATGGAGGGTAAGAGAAGGGCTGAGAGTcaaataaatttgtttagagAGGTGTTCGAGGATTGTGGATTAGGGGACCTTGGCTGTTCTGGCCATGGATTTACTTGCTCCAATAAGCATTCTGATCAatcttttacaaaagaaaggttGGATAGGTTTGTGGTGAATGACAAATGCAAGTCTCTATATAAAGAAATGAGAGTAGAGGCTTTGAGTGGAAGGTGTTCAGATCATTTGCCAATACTATTATCTATGGATGAAGGTGAGCAAAGTAGGATGagaaaactttttccttttagaTTTGAAGCTTGTTGGATTAAGCAGGAGGAATGTGTTGtaattagaagaggatgggtgaAAGGGCAGTCTATTGCAGAACCTTTTCAGAGATTTCAAGCCAGACTCAAGATTTGTAGTGGTTCCTTATCTTCATACTTTAAAAGAAGCGATAAGGGGAGAGGGGGGAAGATTGAACAGATGTCATGCAAGATtaagaaaattcaagaaaatttatgTCAGGAAAATATGGAGGAGTTGAAGGCTTTGCAAGAAAAGGTTGGTGTGTTATTGGAGAAAGAAGATGTGAAGTGGAAGCAGCGTGCAAAGAGAAACTGGTTCAACTTGGGGTTAAAAATGCTAGATACTTTCATGAGTGTGCAAATCATAGGAGGAAAATGA
- the LOC109018651 gene encoding uncharacterized protein LOC109018651 isoform X2, translating into MEDISSGTIEEEWTYNQERKVIKRELFRMAMEGKWDEVAELYEQDEWAQTAKITNSGDTALHIAVSVGKEDNVRQLIQSIWDPSRLRQVLETRNDRGNTPLHSAASMGNVAMCQCIATVYPELVVATNNNQETPLFMAALHGEKAAFFYLHYVCINAKMDGYQFPRRKNGDTILHCAIAGDYFDLAFHIIKFYPELASLVNEEGLTPLHLLASNPSAFRSGSHLAGYYKIIYYCILVDQLEEETFDYQPERTDEKNLNPETYRACNDLLQLFWRMVLGVTGKNRNGEETEKKTERKGREKTDAENPEPNAGSPGVEKNFWLEPYGNQLMRTRDSPGKKKTPAYPENYRTCNDFFKLLWKMVLVVAGINRGKTDAENTEVPKARRHGTGEVFPANYSTCIEFVKLANKAMLMFLGLGITTITKIKSNKQKHTWAVQILNELLALHSTYEDTSTSGDRPREPAQSRTKELEETRPYDLDEPSSVIPSTDSIKASEIDGMEKTLKMAKMILLIDSKSGINDIVKKVQQLFPISIQDRNAENKNLMMLVDQPQDKPPEMPEKETPILLAAKNGITEIVERILDVCPIAINDLNADNKNIVLLAVEYRQPKVYELLRRRNISKESMFRQLDKEENSALHLAAKLGDKQPWRIPGEALQMQWENKWYEYVRDSMPHNFFPRYNKEGKTPGDLFTETHKDLVENGSKWLTNTSQSCSVVAALIATVAFTASTTVPGGFESTGIPALENKPGFDLFVVSSLVALCFSITALVMFLAILTSRYQERDFGSNLPRKLLMGLSSLFVSIAAMLISFCGGHFFVLKEELKFAAIPVYAVTCLPVTFFAVAQFPLYIDLLRSTLSKVPQRSHKVDP; encoded by the exons ATGGAAGACATTTCGAGTGGTACGATCGAAGAGGAATGGACTTATAATCAGGAAAGGAAGGTCATCAAGAGAGAGTTATTCAGAATGGCAATGGAAGGCAAATGGGATGAAGTTGCCGAGCTGTATGAACAAGACGAATGGGCTCAAACGGCCAAAATCACCAATTCAGGAGACACAGCATTACACATAGCTGTCTCCGTTGGCAAAGAAGATAACGTCAGACAGCTTATACAATCAATTTGGGATCCATCCCGACTCAGACAGGTTCTTGAGACTCGGAACGACCGAGGGAATACTCCGCTCCATTCAGCTGCATCAATGGGGAATGTTGCCATGTGTCAATGCATTGCAACAGTTTATCCAGAGTTGGTGGTTGCTACTAATAATAACCAGGAGACCCCTCTTTTCATGGCAGCACTGCATGGTGAAAAAGCAGCTTTCTTTTATCTTCACTATGTCTGTATCAATGCGAAAATGGATGGCTATCAATTTCCCAGGAGGAAGAATGGTGACACCATCCTTCATTGTGCCATTGCTGGGGACTACTTCG ATTTGGCATTTcacataattaaattttatccgGAACTGGCGAGCCTTGTCAATGAAGAAGGACTCACTCCTCTCCATCTACTAGCGAGCAATCCTTCAGCTTTTAGAAGCGGTAGCCACCTTGCAGGATACTACAAAATCATTTATTACT GCATATTGGTTGATCAACTCGAGGAGGAAACATTCGACTACCAGCCAGAGAGAACCGATGAAAAGAATCTGAATCCAGAGACGTACAGAGCTTGCAACGACTTGTTGCAAttgttttggagaatggttCTAGGTG TGACAGGGAAAAACAGGAATGGAGAGGAAACAGAGAAAAAGACTGAAAGAAAAGGTAGAGAGAAAACAGATGCAGAGAACCCTGAACCAAACGCAGGAAGTCCAG GGGTTGAAAAAAACTTTTGGCTGGAACCATATGGTAACCAGCTAATGCGAACAAGAGATAGTCCAGGGAAGAAAAAGACTCCGGCTTATCCAGAGAACTACAGAACCTGCAACGACTTCTTCAAATTGTTGTGGAAAATGGTTCTAGTTG TCGCAGGCATAAATAGAGGAAAAACAGATGCGGAGAACACTGAAGTACCAAAGGCAAGAAGACATG GAACTGGTGAGGTATTTCCAGCTAATTATAGCACCTGCATTGAATTTGTCAAGCTTGCGAACAAGGCAATGCTGATGTTTCTTGGATTAG GAATTACCACGATAACAAAGATAAAGAGCAACAAACAGAAGCACACATGGGCTGTTCAAATCTTGAACGAACTTCTAGCACTTCATTCCACATATGAAGATACTTCCACATCTGGGGATCGACCGCGCGAGCCTGCACAATCCCGAACAAAGGAATTAGAAGAAACAAGGCCTTACGATCTTGACGAACCCAGTAGTGTAATTCCGTCCACTGATTCTATAAAGGCTTCGGAAATTGACG GGATGGAGAAAACCCTTAAAATGGCGAAAATGATCTTACTAATTGATTCTAAAAGTGGCATCAACGATATTGTGAAGAAAGTACAACAACTTTTTCCGATTTCCATACAAGATAGGAATGCTGAGAACAAGAATCTAATGATGCTCGTAGATCAGCCTCAGGATAAACCTCCTGAAATGCCAGAGAAAGAGACTCCAATATTACTTGCAGCCAAGAATGGTATCACTGAAATTGTGGAAAGAATCTTAGATGTCTGTCCAATTGCCATTAATGACTTGAATGCAGATAATAAGAATATAGTATTGTTAGCGGTGGAGTATAGGCAACCAAAGGTATATGAACTCTTGCGACGACGAAATATCTCGAAAGAGAGCATGTTTCGACAATTGGATAAGGAAGAGAATAGTGCCCTGCATCTTGCGGCAAAGCTTGGAGACAAACAGCCATGGCGAATTCCCGGGGAAGCATTGCAAATGCAATGGGAAAACAAGTGGTATGAG TATGTCAGGGATTCCATGCCCCACAACTTTTTCCCCCGCTACAACAAGGAGGGCAAGACCCCAGGCGACTTATTCACTGAAACCCACAAAGACCTTGTAGAGAATGGTAGCAAGTGGCTAACAAACACTTCTCAATCCTGTTCCGTCGTAGCTGCACTCATCGCCACAGTGGCCTTTACTGCCTCCACCACGGTCCCCGGAGGCTTCGAGAGTACTGGCATTCCAGCGCTCGAAAACAAGCCTGGTTTTGACCTCTTCGTGGTCTCATCACTCGTAGCTCTCTGCTTCTCGATCACGGCCCTAGTCATGTTCCTCGCCATCTTAACATCACGATACCAAGAGAGAGATTTTGGCAGCAACTTACCTAGGAAGCTCTTGATGGGTTTATCATCTTTGTTCGTGTCCATAGCCGCGATGCTAATTTCATTTTGTGGGGGCCATTTCTTTGTGCTGAAGGAGGAGCTAAAATTTGCGGCGATTCCAGTGTATGCAGTGACATGCCTACCGGTAACGTTTTTTGCTGTGGCGCAGTTTCCTCTTTATATTGATCTTTTACGGTCTACCTTATCGAAGGTGCCACAACGAAGCCACAAGGTCGATCCCTGA
- the LOC109018651 gene encoding uncharacterized protein LOC109018651 isoform X1, with the protein MEDISSGTIEEEWTYNQERKVIKRELFRMAMEGKWDEVAELYEQDEWAQTAKITNSGDTALHIAVSVGKEDNVRQLIQSIWDPSRLRQVLETRNDRGNTPLHSAASMGNVAMCQCIATVYPELVVATNNNQETPLFMAALHGEKAAFFYLHYVCINAKMDGYQFPRRKNGDTILHCAIAGDYFDLAFHIIKFYPELASLVNEEGLTPLHLLASNPSAFRSGSHLAGYYKIIYYCILVDQLEEETFDYQPERTDEKNLNPETYRACNDLLQLFWRMVLGVTGKNRNGEETEKKTERKGREKTDAENPEPNAGSPGIGVEKNFWLEPYGNQLMRTRDSPGKKKTPAYPENYRTCNDFFKLLWKMVLVVAGINRGKTDAENTEVPKARRHGTGEVFPANYSTCIEFVKLANKAMLMFLGLGITTITKIKSNKQKHTWAVQILNELLALHSTYEDTSTSGDRPREPAQSRTKELEETRPYDLDEPSSVIPSTDSIKASEIDGMEKTLKMAKMILLIDSKSGINDIVKKVQQLFPISIQDRNAENKNLMMLVDQPQDKPPEMPEKETPILLAAKNGITEIVERILDVCPIAINDLNADNKNIVLLAVEYRQPKVYELLRRRNISKESMFRQLDKEENSALHLAAKLGDKQPWRIPGEALQMQWENKWYEYVRDSMPHNFFPRYNKEGKTPGDLFTETHKDLVENGSKWLTNTSQSCSVVAALIATVAFTASTTVPGGFESTGIPALENKPGFDLFVVSSLVALCFSITALVMFLAILTSRYQERDFGSNLPRKLLMGLSSLFVSIAAMLISFCGGHFFVLKEELKFAAIPVYAVTCLPVTFFAVAQFPLYIDLLRSTLSKVPQRSHKVDP; encoded by the exons ATGGAAGACATTTCGAGTGGTACGATCGAAGAGGAATGGACTTATAATCAGGAAAGGAAGGTCATCAAGAGAGAGTTATTCAGAATGGCAATGGAAGGCAAATGGGATGAAGTTGCCGAGCTGTATGAACAAGACGAATGGGCTCAAACGGCCAAAATCACCAATTCAGGAGACACAGCATTACACATAGCTGTCTCCGTTGGCAAAGAAGATAACGTCAGACAGCTTATACAATCAATTTGGGATCCATCCCGACTCAGACAGGTTCTTGAGACTCGGAACGACCGAGGGAATACTCCGCTCCATTCAGCTGCATCAATGGGGAATGTTGCCATGTGTCAATGCATTGCAACAGTTTATCCAGAGTTGGTGGTTGCTACTAATAATAACCAGGAGACCCCTCTTTTCATGGCAGCACTGCATGGTGAAAAAGCAGCTTTCTTTTATCTTCACTATGTCTGTATCAATGCGAAAATGGATGGCTATCAATTTCCCAGGAGGAAGAATGGTGACACCATCCTTCATTGTGCCATTGCTGGGGACTACTTCG ATTTGGCATTTcacataattaaattttatccgGAACTGGCGAGCCTTGTCAATGAAGAAGGACTCACTCCTCTCCATCTACTAGCGAGCAATCCTTCAGCTTTTAGAAGCGGTAGCCACCTTGCAGGATACTACAAAATCATTTATTACT GCATATTGGTTGATCAACTCGAGGAGGAAACATTCGACTACCAGCCAGAGAGAACCGATGAAAAGAATCTGAATCCAGAGACGTACAGAGCTTGCAACGACTTGTTGCAAttgttttggagaatggttCTAGGTG TGACAGGGAAAAACAGGAATGGAGAGGAAACAGAGAAAAAGACTGAAAGAAAAGGTAGAGAGAAAACAGATGCAGAGAACCCTGAACCAAACGCAGGAAGTCCAG GGATAGGGGTTGAAAAAAACTTTTGGCTGGAACCATATGGTAACCAGCTAATGCGAACAAGAGATAGTCCAGGGAAGAAAAAGACTCCGGCTTATCCAGAGAACTACAGAACCTGCAACGACTTCTTCAAATTGTTGTGGAAAATGGTTCTAGTTG TCGCAGGCATAAATAGAGGAAAAACAGATGCGGAGAACACTGAAGTACCAAAGGCAAGAAGACATG GAACTGGTGAGGTATTTCCAGCTAATTATAGCACCTGCATTGAATTTGTCAAGCTTGCGAACAAGGCAATGCTGATGTTTCTTGGATTAG GAATTACCACGATAACAAAGATAAAGAGCAACAAACAGAAGCACACATGGGCTGTTCAAATCTTGAACGAACTTCTAGCACTTCATTCCACATATGAAGATACTTCCACATCTGGGGATCGACCGCGCGAGCCTGCACAATCCCGAACAAAGGAATTAGAAGAAACAAGGCCTTACGATCTTGACGAACCCAGTAGTGTAATTCCGTCCACTGATTCTATAAAGGCTTCGGAAATTGACG GGATGGAGAAAACCCTTAAAATGGCGAAAATGATCTTACTAATTGATTCTAAAAGTGGCATCAACGATATTGTGAAGAAAGTACAACAACTTTTTCCGATTTCCATACAAGATAGGAATGCTGAGAACAAGAATCTAATGATGCTCGTAGATCAGCCTCAGGATAAACCTCCTGAAATGCCAGAGAAAGAGACTCCAATATTACTTGCAGCCAAGAATGGTATCACTGAAATTGTGGAAAGAATCTTAGATGTCTGTCCAATTGCCATTAATGACTTGAATGCAGATAATAAGAATATAGTATTGTTAGCGGTGGAGTATAGGCAACCAAAGGTATATGAACTCTTGCGACGACGAAATATCTCGAAAGAGAGCATGTTTCGACAATTGGATAAGGAAGAGAATAGTGCCCTGCATCTTGCGGCAAAGCTTGGAGACAAACAGCCATGGCGAATTCCCGGGGAAGCATTGCAAATGCAATGGGAAAACAAGTGGTATGAG TATGTCAGGGATTCCATGCCCCACAACTTTTTCCCCCGCTACAACAAGGAGGGCAAGACCCCAGGCGACTTATTCACTGAAACCCACAAAGACCTTGTAGAGAATGGTAGCAAGTGGCTAACAAACACTTCTCAATCCTGTTCCGTCGTAGCTGCACTCATCGCCACAGTGGCCTTTACTGCCTCCACCACGGTCCCCGGAGGCTTCGAGAGTACTGGCATTCCAGCGCTCGAAAACAAGCCTGGTTTTGACCTCTTCGTGGTCTCATCACTCGTAGCTCTCTGCTTCTCGATCACGGCCCTAGTCATGTTCCTCGCCATCTTAACATCACGATACCAAGAGAGAGATTTTGGCAGCAACTTACCTAGGAAGCTCTTGATGGGTTTATCATCTTTGTTCGTGTCCATAGCCGCGATGCTAATTTCATTTTGTGGGGGCCATTTCTTTGTGCTGAAGGAGGAGCTAAAATTTGCGGCGATTCCAGTGTATGCAGTGACATGCCTACCGGTAACGTTTTTTGCTGTGGCGCAGTTTCCTCTTTATATTGATCTTTTACGGTCTACCTTATCGAAGGTGCCACAACGAAGCCACAAGGTCGATCCCTGA